The window AAGGTCCCAGTAAAAAGGATGCTGAGATCGCCTACCAGAAGGGCGAAGCCGAGCGCAGCTTTGCCTGGCTGCGTGCTAATGCGTAGATCGTTTCTTCTGAGGAAGAATATCCGCCTGATCTAGCGAGCACAGTGGCTCCTATTTCGAGGCGGGCTCATTCCATTCTACACCGAAGGATTCATCCGTGAGCGTTTTGAGAAACGCCACGAGAGCGGCCTTGTCCTCGACCGTGAGGCCGAGGCCTTGGTTGCGCAGGTGTTTGGCCAGATTGGGGTCCAGCGTTGAGCTTGCTCTCACACCGTGATCGTAATGCTCAATGACCTCCTCCAGTGTGGAGAAGCGGCCATCATGCATGTAGGGTGCGGTGCGCGCCACATTACGCAAACTGGGCACCATGAAGCGGCCGCGGTCCGTTGGCTTGCCACTCACTTGAGCCAGGCCTTCGTCCTGTATGCCCGCATCGTCATCGAGGCCGTTGTTGAGAAACTGGCTGTTGCTGAACTGAGCACCGCCGTGGCAGTGAAAGCAGTCGCCGCCCTTGATTCCATGACCTGGATCGCTCTCGGTAAAGAAGAGGGTGAAACCGTGCTTTTCCTGCTCTGTGAGTGTAGCTTTGCCGGAGACCATGCGATCCATTTTTGAGTCTGCGGAGATAAGGGTGAGCAAGTACTGCTCCATGGCGCGTGCCATGCGGTCTGGCGTGATTTCATCGCTGCCAAATGCCCGCTGGAACATTGGCTTGAGATCATCGATCTTTGTCAGCACGTGGTCGAGTGTCTCGTGCATTTCTGCGGGGTCCTGAATAGGACGGAGGGTCTGATCTCTCAGAGTTGGGGCGCGACCATCCCAGAAGAAGGAGGATTTCCACGCGAGATTGAAAAGCGGCATGGCATTGCGCTTCCCTAACTGGCCCTCCGCACCGAGACTGAAGCGGCGTGGATCGCTGAATGCAGCCTTGGTATCGTGGCAGCTGGCGCAGGACTGGGTGTTGTTGATGGAAAGCCGCACATCGTGAAACAAGCGGTCGCCGAGGCTGACACCTGCCACGGTGAGCGGATTGTCCGCCGGAAAATTCACCGCCGGGAAATGAGGCGGTATCTTGGCGGCGATCAACGGGGGCTTCCAACTGGCATCCGCTGCAGGTCTTTGTTTCGGCGAGAGATCAGGCTCCAGACGCACGATGCCGAAGGCGCGTACGGCATTGTCCGCGATGCGTTCCGCCAGACCGCCATCTTCGCCGGAGTGCGTGGAGTCGGCCTTGCTGATCTCGATGGCATGCGCTCCGGAGAAGAAGCGGTCCGCATGCAGGCTGAGCGTGAGCAGCTGGTCATTGCGCAGGTCCATTGCCAGCGGCACCTCCACCGTGGCGCGGCATTTCTGCCCGGCCAGATGATAGGAGTAGCCACCGAGCTTTTCATCTGGCTGGCGATAGCGCCCCTCAATGGCGAGAAAGATGTACTGCCCACGCCAGCTCCAGTGCAGTTGATTGACCTCCGGGTTCAACGGGTGACCCGCAGGCCACGAGGCGGCATCTTGGTGGTCGGCCGCGTCATCCAGCCCCAAGTCAAACCTCAGTGCGCGGTACACCGCAGGGGGGATGCCATCGAGCACGAAAGACAGCTTCTGCCTTCCTACATCCACCGTTGCCACCCAGTTCTTCGCGCCGATCCATCCGCCATCCTCCCGCTGCAGCTCTGCATGCGAAAGCAGCATTGCGATGCGAGACACAGAGATTACTTCTCCAGTCGCATTTTTTAAACCGGCTGCATCAAGCACGAGCGGCTTCCCTTCCCAGCGCGGCTCAATGCGTACCGTGAGCTGCGACGCCGCTAAAGCCGGCTGCCTCAAGCCAAAGACAAGAAGCAGAAACACTAGGACATGCACGGGCAGGCGTAGCCTCATGCGGCAAAATACCGGCGGAGAGATGCGTGGCAAACGCGCGCGCATGATTTTGTCTCCTTCCTGGAACCCACGGCCGCTTCGCCGACCCGCAGCGCCCAAAGTCTTTTCTCCTCCTGCTTGCATGCCAGCAGGGCCACGCTTATAAAAACCGGCATCAGGACCACGCGTGGATAGCTCAGTGGTAGAGCGGCTCGTTTACACTTCTTGCGAGGCCGTTTCCCTGGGGTGGACAGGATTGGACAAATGCCCATTTCACTAGGGAAAGTGTCTTTTGGCGGAAGGCTCAAAAAGACAGGTTTTCTGTCGTCGGGGGCAACATTGGGGGTAACAGAACTCCGCACTTTTTCCAGCGGAGTGCGGCGTGAGAGATTCGAACTCCCGACCAACTGCGTGTAAAGCAGCCGCTCTACCACTGAGCTAACGCCGCTTGTTTTGAGCCGCGCAAAACTGCGGCACGTTCGCAGTCATGGCAAGAGCATAATTCGGAAGATCGCGAAGTGGCGTGACGTGGTGGAATTTGCCAGCCTAGCTTGGCAAACTCAACCCCGCCCCTTCTGCTTTGCTCGGAAGACGTGTGTTCGACACGATCTCAACGCCTTTGGCTTGTTCAACCAGCGCCGCGAAAGCTGCTTGGGTTTGCAGCTTCTTTTTTTCATCGTCGTTTAGCTCAAGTTTGGTTTCGCCATCTGGCCTTTGAGTGGTGCTTTGCACCTTCACTTCAATCGGTTTGGGCAGTGGTTTGAATGAAGACTCAAGGAACTGCCCGATCCCTTCCGGGGTTTGCATGTTGTCAGGAACGGGAACGCTCTCGGTGAGCGTCAATTTGCCATTGCCATCCATGCGCCCTTTGAAAAGCATTGTCTGGCCGTGCTCGTTGGTCAGGCTGACGATGCGGAAATCGTCTCCAGTTTCAGCGTTTACTCCCACGCGCTCCGTCAAAAACTTCTTTCGCCCTTCTGGGGTATCAAGACCGGCTAGGTGAATGGCTCCCGCTTTCAGAGCAGTGGGAGCGGACTCCTCTCTCAAAAGGTGTCTCTGGAGCATCCCCACCACAGAGTCTAACGCGTCGGCAAGCACGCTTCGTGCCCCAGAAGCCGACTGATACTCTGCACTCAGAGCGCCTGCCTGATTGACTGCGCTTACCACCGCATGTTTGTCGTATGCAGTGAGGTCGAATTTCCCGTCACCCATTTTACCCCCCTCTTCATCATTTAGCCCACTGGCAGAACATCCAGCATAGCGCACCCGCGTTAATTTTGCATTACACTG is drawn from Prosthecobacter vanneervenii and contains these coding sequences:
- a CDS encoding MbnP family protein, which encodes MQAGGEKTLGAAGRRSGRGFQEGDKIMRARLPRISPPVFCRMRLRLPVHVLVFLLLVFGLRQPALAASQLTVRIEPRWEGKPLVLDAAGLKNATGEVISVSRIAMLLSHAELQREDGGWIGAKNWVATVDVGRQKLSFVLDGIPPAVYRALRFDLGLDDAADHQDAASWPAGHPLNPEVNQLHWSWRGQYIFLAIEGRYRQPDEKLGGYSYHLAGQKCRATVEVPLAMDLRNDQLLTLSLHADRFFSGAHAIEISKADSTHSGEDGGLAERIADNAVRAFGIVRLEPDLSPKQRPAADASWKPPLIAAKIPPHFPAVNFPADNPLTVAGVSLGDRLFHDVRLSINNTQSCASCHDTKAAFSDPRRFSLGAEGQLGKRNAMPLFNLAWKSSFFWDGRAPTLRDQTLRPIQDPAEMHETLDHVLTKIDDLKPMFQRAFGSDEITPDRMARAMEQYLLTLISADSKMDRMVSGKATLTEQEKHGFTLFFTESDPGHGIKGGDCFHCHGGAQFSNSQFLNNGLDDDAGIQDEGLAQVSGKPTDRGRFMVPSLRNVARTAPYMHDGRFSTLEEVIEHYDHGVRASSTLDPNLAKHLRNQGLGLTVEDKAALVAFLKTLTDESFGVEWNEPASK